In a single window of the Populus alba chromosome 16, ASM523922v2, whole genome shotgun sequence genome:
- the LOC118056122 gene encoding uncharacterized protein translates to MEPTGGKPTFLRNILVKVLLFGVLIIIVRFAYIVTTTGESCNLGDFCFLPDNFNFVIAGTGTGVSTSNKAVESTSAGTSQSDLYRSKDWIKAVHFYSDVFHDLVSDGYMSAISKTLCVETPRGDDVLALKEIGILDSIGIYKKASKPLVISSKENRLPFDENTFDFIFSGGDRLDKTAQRPLDLTVSEIQRTLKPEGFFVAHVSAKDTYSFNSFLDLFNSCKLIKSREIEGYDSLMPLIREIVLQKKVGSEIVSKDSDGNSRNSCSVPGYKRDLVRNAEALIMEEPLKPWITLKRNIMNIKYLTAMADISFKSRYVYVDVGARSYGSSIGSWFKKQYPKQNRTFDVYAIEADKAFYEEYRVKKGITLLPYAAWVRNETLRFEINHDPGKEVKEKARGMGRIQPVKSSLSSSSFNGEVNEIEGFDFAEWLKSTVTEKDFVVMKMDVEGTEFDLIPRLFETGAICLIDEIFLECHYNRWQRCCPGQRSSKYEKTYGQCLDLFTSLRDRGVLVHQWW, encoded by the coding sequence ATGGAGCCAACCGGAGGGAAGCCAACCTTCTTGAGAAACATTCTAGTGAAGGTGTTGTTATTCGGCGTCTTAATCATAATCGTCCGATTCGCTTACATTGTTACAACTACCGGAGAATCATGCAATCTCGGAGACTTCTGTTTCTTACCtgataatttcaattttgtcaTCGCCGGCACCGGAACCGGTGTCTCCACCTCGAACAAGGCGGTGGAATCCACCTCAGCGGGCACCTCACAGTCGGATCTTTACAGGAGTAAAGACTGGATCAAGGCCGTCCATTTCTACTCTGATGTCTTTCATGATCTAGTCTCCGACGGTTATATGTCGGCGATCTCGAAGACTTTGTGCGTGGAAACGCCGAGAGGAGATGATGTTCTAGCTTTGAAAGAAATCGGTATTTTGGACTCGATTGGAATTTACAAAAAAGCATCAAAGCCCTTGGTGATTTCGTCGAAGGAGAATAGGTTACCGTTCGATGAGAATACTTTTGACTTTATATTCTCCGGTGGGGACCGGTTGGATAAGACTGCACAGCGACCGTTGGATTTAACGGTGTCGGAAATCCAACGGACATTGAAACCCGAAGGTTTTTTTGTGGCTCACGTGAGTGCTAAAGATACGTATAGTTTTAATTCGTTTctagatttatttaattcttgcaAATTAATAAAGTCACGTGAAATTGAAGGTTATGATTCATTGATGCCTCTTATTAGAGAAATTGTGTTGCAAAAGAAAGTAGGAAGTGAAATTGTTAGCAAAGATTCTGATGGCAATTCACGGAATTCGTGCTCTGTTCCTGGGTATAAAAGGGATTTGGTACGCAATGCGGAGGCGTTGATAATGGAGGAGCCATTGAAGCCGTGGATTACCTTGAAAAGGAATATAATGAATATTAAGTATTTGACGGCGATGGCGGATATTAGTTTTAAGAGTAGGTATGTGTATGTTGATGTTGGAGCCAGGAGTTATGGGTCTAGTATAGGGAGCTGGTTTAAGAAGCAGTATCCGAAACAGAACAGGACGTTTGATGTGTATGCGATTGAGGCGGATAAGGCATTTTATGAGGAGTATAGAGTGAAAAAAGGGATTACATTGTTGCCGTATGCGGCATGGGTGAGGAATGAGACGTTGAGGTTTGAGATTAATCATGATCCGGGCAAGGAAGTTAAGGAGAAAGCGCGAGGGATGGGGAGAATTCAGCCAGTGAAATCATCGTTGTCGTCTAGTAGTTTTAATGGAGAAGTGAATGAGATTGAAGGGTTTGATTTTGCAGAGTGGCTGAAGAGTACGGTGACGGAGAAGGATTTTGTGGTGATGAAGATGGATGTTGAAGGGACTGAGTTTGATTTGATACCAAGGTTGTTTGAGACGGGAGCCATTTGTTTGATTGATGAAATCTTTCTTGAATGTCATTATAATAGGTGGCAAAGATGTTGTCCTGGACAGAGGAGTTCCAAGTATGAGAAAACATATGGGCAGTGCTTGGACCTGTTTACATCTCTTAGAGATAGAGGAGTTCTTGTTCATCAGTGGTGGTGA